The proteins below are encoded in one region of Apium graveolens cultivar Ventura chromosome 4, ASM990537v1, whole genome shotgun sequence:
- the LOC141718487 gene encoding protein FAR1-RELATED SEQUENCE 12-like, with the protein MVNRIDENIDCACKKFEHSEILCKHILRYLDKKQKTTIPTNFVKLRWTRNTLNGGFSRYYPPVLVEVGDLTMTRYSSLCKSFQSLIAIGSCSKPRYNYVMDLIEKGKSYGIENFWEEEDNSRTEESLHNYGEHDPIFNPLVSQIKGRPKAERYKSGVDASTSKINMRKCDACGLLGHDRRKCPKMPTEYLINLN; encoded by the coding sequence ATGGTTAACCGTATTGATGAAAACATTGATTGTGCTTGTAAAAAATTTGAACACTCCGAGATTCTTTGCAAACATATCCTCCGCTATCTTGACAAGAAACAAAAAACTACAATACCAACAAATTTTGTCAAATTGAGATGGACAAGGAACACATTAAATGGGGGGTTTTCACGTTATTATCCTCCCGTTCTTGTTGAGGTTGGTGATTTAACAATGACAAGGTATAGTTCTTTGTGTAAATCTTTTCAAAGTTTGATTGCCATTGGAAGTTGTTCGAAACCACGATACAATTATGTCATGGATTTGATTGAGAAAGGAAAGTCTTACGGGATTGAAAATTTCTGGGAAGAGGAAGATAATTCAAGAACGGAGGAGTCACTCCACAATTACGGAGAACATGATCCGATATTCAATCCTCTAGTGTCACAAATTAAGGGAAGACCGAAGGCGGAAAGGTATAAAAGCGGTGTTGATGCGTCAACTTCAAAAATCAATATGCGGAAGTGCGACGCTTGTGGTTTACTTGGTCATGATAGGAGAAAATGTCCAAAAATGCCAACTGaatatttaataaatttgaaTTAG